The following proteins come from a genomic window of Maribacter sp. HTCC2170:
- a CDS encoding aspartate aminotransferase family protein — MKLFDVYPLYNVTPVSAKGMVVVDDQGQEYLDFYGGHAVISIGHGHPHYIEKLKSQLDKIGFYSNAVQNPLQVELATKLGKLSHCEDYNLFLCNSGAEANENALKMASFQTGKSRVISFKNGFHGRTSAAVAATDNEKINAPLNQQQNVTILPFNDFTAFTQEITKGDVCAVILEAIQGVGGLDEPTTEFFQLVASLCKDNGVLLIADEVQCGFGRSGKFFGFQHHNIDPDIISIAKGMGNGFPVGGILIHESIIASYGQLGTTFGGNHLACAATMAVLEVLENENLIENATEAGAYFKEKAKEVQEIKNVKGRGLMLGIEFDFEVGELRKKMIYDQHMFTGGATNKNLLRFLPALNCTKEHIDLFFKALKAEL; from the coding sequence ATGAAGTTGTTTGATGTATATCCCCTCTACAATGTAACGCCAGTTTCTGCCAAGGGAATGGTGGTTGTAGATGACCAGGGGCAAGAATATTTGGATTTTTATGGAGGACATGCCGTAATTTCCATTGGTCATGGACATCCACATTATATAGAAAAGCTAAAGAGCCAATTAGACAAAATTGGTTTTTACAGCAATGCCGTTCAAAATCCATTACAAGTTGAACTTGCCACCAAATTAGGAAAATTATCACATTGTGAGGATTACAACTTGTTCTTATGTAACTCAGGTGCTGAAGCCAATGAAAATGCATTGAAAATGGCCTCTTTTCAAACTGGAAAATCCAGGGTCATTTCCTTTAAAAATGGTTTCCACGGAAGAACTTCTGCAGCAGTGGCCGCAACGGATAATGAAAAAATAAATGCACCACTGAACCAACAGCAAAATGTCACCATCTTACCGTTTAATGATTTTACCGCATTTACCCAAGAAATAACAAAAGGAGATGTTTGTGCTGTTATTCTTGAAGCTATTCAAGGTGTCGGAGGTCTTGATGAACCCACTACTGAATTTTTTCAGCTAGTCGCCAGTTTATGTAAAGATAACGGGGTTCTACTGATTGCTGATGAAGTACAATGTGGCTTTGGGCGAAGTGGAAAATTCTTTGGTTTTCAGCATCATAATATAGATCCCGATATCATATCCATAGCAAAAGGTATGGGCAACGGTTTTCCTGTTGGAGGTATTCTTATTCATGAAAGCATTATAGCCTCATATGGACAACTAGGAACAACCTTTGGAGGAAATCATTTAGCTTGTGCCGCAACCATGGCCGTTCTTGAGGTTTTAGAAAATGAAAACCTTATTGAAAATGCTACAGAAGCTGGAGCATATTTTAAAGAAAAGGCCAAAGAGGTACAAGAAATCAAAAATGTGAAAGGAAGAGGTTTGATGCTAGGAATTGAATTTGATTTCGAAGTTGGAGAATTACGCAAAAAAATGATTTACGACCAACATATGTTTACTGGTGGTGCAACGAATAAAAACCTACTCCGTTTTTTACCAGCATTGAATTGTACCAAAGAACATATCGATTTGTTTTTTAAAGCCCTTAAAGCAGAATTATAG